In Euphorbia lathyris chromosome 9, ddEupLath1.1, whole genome shotgun sequence, the following are encoded in one genomic region:
- the LOC136206417 gene encoding uncharacterized protein, translating into MALSIKLLPSNSPALFLQSQNQKSPNVLSILNNSNTKCLKPPWKQQLSSQTSFRFRIPYRYNHSAEDDDEDEEEEEEDYSFEEAVALFNKREYYKCHDFLESIWIKSEDPTRTLVHGILQCAVGFHHLFNQNHKGAMMELGEGVCKLRKLDFQSGPFHQFEQEISAVLQFIYQTQIEHAACSDDLCVTMDQSERSYQLLGEYGAGQVLYSLEIDTVNGMRIYIVFCPQTSSSSSSVDPPRVKLPILQATNQHLLEI; encoded by the exons ATGGCACTTAGCATAAAATTACTTCCCTCAAATTCACCTGCTCTCTTTCTCCAATCACAAAACCAGAAATCTCCTAATGTGCTTAGCATCCTGAATAATAGTAATACCAAGTGTTTAAAACCTCCATGGAAGCAGCAACTGAGCAGTCAAACAAGTTTTAGGTTTCGCATTCCGTACAGATACAATCACAGTgcagaagatgatgatgaagatgaagaagaagaagaagaagattataGCTTTGAAGAAGCAGTAGCTCTTTTTAACAAGAGGGAATATTATAAGTGCCATGACTTTCTTGAATCTATTTGGATTAAATCAGAAGATCCTACAAGAACTCTTGTTCATGGGATCTTGCAATGTGCTGTTGGATTTCATCATCTCTTCAACCAG AACCATAAAGGAGCAATGATGGAACTAGGAGAAGGAGTATGTAAGCTTAGAAAGCTGGATTTCCAAAGTGGTCCTTTTCATCAATTTGAGCAGGAAATTTCAGCTGTTCTTCAATTTATTTATCAAACTCAGATTGAACATGCTGCTT GTTCGGATGATTTATGCGTGACGATGGATCAATCAGAGAGATCTTACCAACTTCTTGGAGAATATGGAGCAGGACAGGTTTTGTACAGTCTAGAAATTGATACTGTAAATGGTATGCGCATTTACATTGTATTTTGCCCTCAaacatcttcctcttcctcttctgttGATCCTCCTAGAGTTAAGCTTCCCATTCTTCAGGCTACTAATCAACATCTTTTGGAAATCTAG
- the LOC136206078 gene encoding magnesium-protoporphyrin IX monomethyl ester [oxidative] cyclase, chloroplastic yields the protein MAAEMALVKSLTPKFRNNPRTFSSSSTSKFSTIKMSATSQPTTKTTATKPSKKGNKKDIKETLLTPRFYTTDFDEMETLFNTEINKKLNQSEFEALLQEFKTDYNQTHFVRNKEFKEAADKMQGPLRQIFVEFLERSCTAEFSGFLLYKELGRRLKKTNPVVAEIFSLMSRDEARHAGFLNKGLSDFNYALDLGFLTKARKYTFFKPKFIFYATYLSEKIGYWRYITIYRHLKENPEYQCYPIFKYFENWCQDENRHGDFFSALMKAQPQFLNDWKAKLWSRFFCLSVYVTMYLNDCQRTAFYEGIGLDTKEFDMHVIIETNRTTARIFPAVLDVENPEFKRKLDRMVVINEKLLAVGETEDNSFVKNLKRIPLVAALVSEILAAYLMPPIESGSVDFAEFEPKLVY from the exons ATGGCAGCAGAAATGGCCTTAGTAAAATCCCTAACCCCCAAATTCAGAAACAACCCAAGAacattctcttcttcttccacttcaaaattctccaccattaAAATGTCTGCAACTTCTCAGCCAACAACAAAAACTACTGCTACCAAGCCAAGCAAGAAGGGGAACAAGAAAGACATTAAAGAGACCCTTTTGACTCCGAGATTTTACACGACGGATTTCGATGAGATGGAGACGCTTTTTAACACGGAGATTAACAAGAAGCTGAATCAGTCGGAGTTTGAGGCGCTGCTTCAGGAGTTCAAAACGGATTATAATCAGACGCATTTTGTGAGGAATAAGGAGTTTAAAGAAGCTGCTGATAAGATGCAAGGTCCTTTGAGACAGATCTTTGTTGAGTTCTTGGAGAGGTCTTGTACTGCTGAATTCTCTGGCTTTTTACTCTACAAAGAACTTGGAAGGAGGCTTAAg AAAACCAATCCAGTGGTAGCTGAGATTTTCTCTCTAATGTCCAGAGATGAAGCTAGGCATGCTGG GTTTTTGAACAAGGGATTATCTGATTTCAATTATGCACTGGATTTAGGGTTCTTGACAAAGGCTAGAAAATACACATTCTTCAAGCCAAAGTTCATATTCTATGCTACTTACTTATCTGAGAAAATTGGGTACTGGAGATACATAACTATTTACAGACACCTCAAGGAGAATCCTGAGTATCAATGTTACCCCATTTTCAAGTACTTTGAGAATTGGTGCCAAGATGAGAACAGACATGGTGATTTCTTCTCTGCTTTGATGAAAGCTCAGCCCCAATTTCTCAATGATTGGAAGGCCAAATTGTGGTCTCGATTCTTCTGTTTATCG GTTTATGTGACAATGTACCTCAATGATTGCCAGAGAACAGCTTTCTATGAGGGCATTGGCTTGGATACAAAAGAATTTGACATGCATGTCATTATTGAG ACAAACAGAACAACAGCAAGAATATTTCCAGCAGTGTTGGATGTGGAGAACCCAGAGTTCAAGAGGAAGTTGGACAGAATGGTAGTCATTAACGAGAAGCTACTTGCTGTAGGAGAGACAGAAGACAATTCATTTGTGAAAAACTTGAAGAGGATTCCACTTGTGGCTGCTTTGGTTTCTGAAATCTTGGCTGCTTATTTGATGCCTCCTATTGAATCTGGTTCTGTTGAttttgctgagtttgaacctaAACTTGTTTACTGA
- the LOC136206085 gene encoding ubiquitin-conjugating enzyme E2 22 encodes MATNENLPPNVIKQLAKELKNLDESPPEGIKVGVNEDDFSTIYADIEGPAGTPYDNGLFRMKLLLSRDFPHSPPKGFFLTKIFHPNIATNGEICVNTLKKDWNPSLGLRHVLIVVRCLLIEPFPESALNEQAGKMLLENYEEYARYARLYTGIHAKPKPKFKSGAISESTTALNVDQSNTSLLSSDQKSTAVSATISLPSPLVPCTTKGGNSPDQPAQTATIAPMPETGVASNVAMPVPAGVNLQKKEVGPAKAQADKKKIDARKKSLKRL; translated from the exons ATG GCAACAAATGAAAACCTCCCACCCAATGTAATAAAACAACTTGCAAAGGAATTGAAGAATCTTGATGAATCCCCACCAGAGGGTATTAAAGTGGGAGTAAATGAGGATGATTTTTCTACAATATATGCTGATATAGAAGGACCAG CTGGGACACCATATGATAATGGTCTTTTCCGGATGAAGCTGTTACTGTCTCGTGACTTCCCACACTCCCCTCCCAAGG GGTTCTTCCTTACTAAGATTTTTCATCCAAACATTGCAACCAACGGTGAGATCTGTGTCAATACACTAAAAAAGGACTGGAATCCAAGTCTTGGATTACGACATGTACTCATT GTAGTAAGGTGTTTGTTGATTGAACCATTTCCAGAATCAGCTCTAAATGAACAAGCTGGCAAAATGCTCCTTGAAAATTACGAGGAATACGCTAGATATGCCAG GCTGTACACCGGAATCCATGCCAAGCCAAAACCAAAGTTCAAGTCAGGAGCTATTTCAGAGTCAACAACAGCTCTGAATGTTGATCAAAGTAATACTTCATTATTAAGCAGCGATCAGAAGAGTACCGCAGTTAGCGCCACGATATCGCTGCCATCTCCATTGGTTCCTTGTACAACAAAAGGAGGAAATAGTCCAGATCAGCCGGCTCAAACTGCCACCATAGCTCCAATGCCGGAGACAGGAGTTGCTTCGAATGTGGCAATGCCTGTTCCGGCTGGAGTCAATCTCCAGAAGAAGGAAGTTGGACCAGCAAAAGCTCAGGCAGACAAGAAAAAAATTGATGCCAGAAAGAAGAGCTTAAAGAGATTATAA
- the LOC136206815 gene encoding calmodulin-7, producing the protein MADQLTDDQISEFKEAFSLFDKDGDGCITTKELGTVMRSLGQNPTEAELQDMINEVDADGNGTIDFPEFLNLMARKMKDTDSEEELKEAFRVFDKDQNGFISAAELRHVMTNLGEKLTDEEVDEMIREADVDGDGQINYEEFVKVMMAK; encoded by the exons ATGGCGGATCAGCTCACCGATGATCAGATCTCCGAGTTCAAGGAAGCCTTCAGCTTGTTCGACAAGGATGGAGATG GTTGCATTACCACAAAGGAGCTTGGAACAGTGATGAGATCTCTAGGTCAGAACCCTACAGAGGCAGAGCTGCAGGATATGATCAATGAAGTTGATGCTGATGGCAATGGAACCATAGATTTCCCGGAGTTCCTCAACCTCATGGCTAGAAAGATGAAAGACACCGACTCAGAGGAAGAGCTTAAGGAGGCATTCAGAGTGTTTGACAAGGATCAAAATGGTTTTATTTCTGCTGCTGAGCTGCGTCATGTCATGACTAACCTCGGTGAGAAGCTTACTgatgaagaagtggatgaaATGATAAGAGAGGCAGATGTTGATGGTGATGGCCAGATAAATTATGAGGAATTTGTCAAGGTTATGATGGCCAAGTGA